A genome region from Arthrobacter sp. V1I9 includes the following:
- a CDS encoding Rrf2 family transcriptional regulator yields MKINAFADVSLRALMVLAAVPGGTLLTTQNIADTVGTPYNHVSKAMAKLRNLGLIEVERGRTGGSRLSHAGRIATVGQILRQLDTRADAAECVAPSGNCPLINECKLRSALSRAREAFYRELDGVVIADLPASRQMAPVFEMIGLRPGL; encoded by the coding sequence ATGAAGATCAACGCTTTTGCTGATGTGAGCCTGCGGGCCCTGATGGTGCTCGCAGCCGTTCCTGGCGGCACCCTGCTGACTACACAGAACATTGCGGACACCGTGGGAACCCCCTACAACCATGTCAGCAAGGCAATGGCGAAACTGCGGAACCTGGGGCTGATTGAGGTGGAGCGCGGCCGGACCGGTGGCTCCAGGCTGAGCCACGCCGGCCGGATTGCCACCGTGGGGCAGATCCTCCGCCAACTCGATACCCGCGCCGACGCTGCAGAGTGCGTTGCCCCGAGCGGCAACTGCCCGCTGATCAACGAGTGCAAGCTCAGGTCCGCCCTCTCGCGGGCGCGTGAGGCGTTTTACCGCGAACTCGATGGCGTGGTCATCGCCGATCTTCCCGCGTCCCGGCAGATGGCCCCGGTGTTCGAGATGATCGGGTTGCGGCCGGGGCTCTAG
- a CDS encoding NAD(P)/FAD-dependent oxidoreductase — protein MMPEAISREFDVVVIGAGAVGENVADRVVQGGLTAVLVEAELVGGECSYWACMPSKALLRPGAALHGAQTAPGAKEAVTRTLDAAAVLRRRDVLASNWQDDGQVKWVEDTGIELIRGHAWLTAPKSVEVAGLDGNSYQLQARHAVVLATGSAPNTPPVKGLQGVQVWGTREATSAKEVPPRLAVLGGGVAGTELAQAYARLGSTVTLVARSGLLGKFPAEAAGLVAAGLRADGVEIRLNTSTESIRENDDGTLSLQLGDGSSVTAEKVLVATGRHPALQGLGLESLGLDPNEAGHLALRVDNSGLVEGVPGGGSWLYAVGDAAGKNLFTHQGKYEARATGDAIAARAKGELEGAAHDWSRFAQTANEHAVPSVVFTDPELAAVGRTLETAQKDGYNASSVELPIQVAGSSLHSENYEGWAQLVIDEDHKVLLGATFAGPDVAELLHAATIAVVGEVPLDRLWHAVPSYPTVSEVWLRLLEKYGL, from the coding sequence ATGATGCCCGAGGCAATTTCGCGTGAATTTGATGTTGTAGTGATCGGCGCAGGCGCCGTAGGGGAAAATGTAGCGGACCGGGTGGTGCAGGGCGGCCTTACCGCCGTGTTGGTGGAAGCGGAACTCGTGGGCGGCGAGTGCTCCTACTGGGCATGCATGCCGTCAAAAGCCCTGCTCCGCCCCGGCGCCGCCCTCCACGGAGCGCAGACCGCCCCGGGAGCCAAGGAAGCAGTGACGCGGACCCTTGACGCTGCAGCCGTGCTGAGGCGCAGGGACGTTCTCGCATCCAACTGGCAGGATGACGGTCAGGTCAAGTGGGTGGAGGACACCGGCATCGAACTGATCCGCGGCCATGCATGGCTGACTGCGCCGAAGTCGGTTGAAGTCGCAGGCCTCGACGGCAACTCCTACCAGCTTCAGGCCCGTCATGCGGTGGTGCTGGCCACTGGTTCAGCGCCCAACACTCCCCCCGTCAAGGGGCTTCAGGGCGTGCAGGTGTGGGGCACACGGGAGGCAACCTCGGCCAAGGAAGTGCCGCCGCGGCTGGCAGTGCTGGGTGGCGGCGTAGCCGGGACAGAACTGGCCCAAGCCTACGCACGGCTGGGTTCAACAGTAACGCTGGTGGCACGGAGCGGGCTGCTCGGGAAATTCCCGGCGGAAGCAGCAGGCCTGGTCGCGGCCGGGCTGCGTGCCGACGGCGTGGAGATCCGGCTCAACACGTCTACGGAAAGCATCCGCGAGAACGACGACGGGACGCTGAGCCTGCAACTCGGTGACGGTTCCAGCGTTACCGCCGAAAAGGTCCTGGTGGCCACAGGGCGACATCCGGCCTTGCAAGGCCTGGGGCTGGAGAGCCTGGGACTCGACCCGAATGAGGCAGGGCACCTCGCCCTGAGGGTTGACAATTCGGGGCTGGTGGAAGGAGTTCCAGGCGGCGGGTCCTGGCTCTACGCAGTAGGCGACGCCGCCGGAAAGAACCTGTTTACCCACCAGGGAAAGTACGAAGCCCGCGCCACGGGAGACGCCATCGCCGCCCGGGCCAAGGGGGAACTGGAAGGCGCAGCCCACGACTGGAGCCGCTTCGCGCAGACTGCCAACGAGCACGCCGTACCCAGTGTTGTCTTCACCGACCCGGAACTCGCCGCGGTCGGACGCACCCTGGAAACTGCACAAAAGGACGGCTACAACGCTTCTTCCGTGGAACTGCCTATCCAGGTGGCGGGGTCCTCGCTGCATTCCGAGAATTACGAGGGGTGGGCGCAACTGGTCATAGACGAGGACCACAAAGTTCTCCTGGGTGCGACCTTCGCCGGGCCGGATGTGGCGGAACTCCTGCACGCAGCCACCATCGCGGTGGTGGGCGAAGTGCCGCTGGACCGGCTGTGGCACGCGGTCCCCTCCTACCCCACTGTTAGCGAGGTCTGGTTGCGGCTCCTCGAAAAGTACGGGCTGTAG
- a CDS encoding histidine phosphatase family protein, producing MSQHHLRRLVIMRHAKADWPGGVADHERPLEERGHREAPLAGRWLLKHNVVPDFILCSSALRTRQTCTWVCSELGDKAPTPKLEDGLYAASALSMLTVVNHVPDTVTTLMLIAHLPGVQDLAMHLASRDSDHDAYMDAATRYPTNALTVLETEKSWAELDGQDARITRFKVPRSH from the coding sequence ATGAGCCAGCACCATCTTCGACGCCTTGTGATCATGCGGCATGCCAAGGCCGACTGGCCTGGTGGTGTGGCGGATCATGAACGGCCGCTGGAGGAGCGGGGCCATCGGGAGGCGCCGCTTGCCGGTCGCTGGCTGCTTAAGCACAACGTTGTTCCGGACTTCATCCTGTGCTCAAGTGCCCTGCGGACCCGCCAGACCTGCACTTGGGTGTGTTCTGAACTGGGGGACAAGGCGCCTACGCCCAAACTCGAGGACGGACTCTATGCGGCGTCGGCCCTTAGCATGCTCACGGTGGTCAACCACGTGCCGGATACGGTGACAACGCTGATGCTGATCGCGCACTTGCCGGGCGTGCAGGACCTTGCCATGCACCTTGCCTCCCGTGATTCTGACCATGACGCCTACATGGATGCCGCCACGAGGTACCCCACCAACGCGCTCACCGTCCTCGAAACGGAGAAGTCCTGGGCGGAGCTGGACGGGCAGGATGCGCGGATCACGAGGTTCAAGGTGCCGCGGTCCCACTAA
- a CDS encoding winged helix-turn-helix domain-containing protein: MSVASGYVHISVRNAAKGGQPSGLRPGFGPRTSLAPATSGSSFPGPGYGPQAYNPNSYGQLRAVPPSESAPVTAPTPVVAGPNPVRPVANDNVARGFVLYMGIDEETAAAAGTSIAKLAQEIRAYAQSLVTGAESYAAVAVAPAGTPGSALDVVRSTFGDPTVNTRQRTETPRPQQPQEPRPSGVLIDLARREVHLDGESLNLTFKEFELLNYLVENGTRTVGRDELLEGLWRNAEEVPNERTIDVHIRRLRSKLGRLANTVRTVRGQGYRFYEHPEVVVWAAPEYSI, encoded by the coding sequence ATGTCAGTTGCATCCGGATACGTCCACATTTCTGTCCGTAACGCCGCCAAGGGTGGCCAGCCGTCCGGCCTCCGCCCCGGCTTCGGACCGCGCACGTCGCTCGCTCCCGCAACTTCGGGAAGCAGCTTCCCTGGCCCGGGATACGGCCCCCAGGCCTACAACCCCAACTCCTACGGCCAGCTCCGCGCCGTCCCGCCGTCGGAGTCCGCGCCGGTCACCGCTCCAACCCCTGTAGTGGCCGGGCCGAACCCGGTCCGCCCCGTGGCCAACGACAACGTTGCGCGTGGATTCGTTCTGTACATGGGAATCGATGAGGAAACCGCGGCAGCCGCAGGTACTTCCATCGCCAAGCTCGCCCAGGAAATCCGCGCCTACGCCCAGTCCCTGGTAACCGGAGCCGAGAGCTACGCCGCTGTCGCCGTCGCCCCGGCCGGCACCCCCGGCTCGGCCCTCGACGTCGTCCGCTCGACTTTCGGTGACCCTACGGTCAACACCCGTCAGCGCACAGAAACCCCCCGGCCGCAGCAGCCCCAGGAACCGCGTCCCTCGGGTGTCCTGATCGACCTCGCCCGTCGCGAAGTGCACCTTGATGGTGAATCCCTGAACCTGACGTTCAAGGAGTTCGAGCTCCTGAACTACCTGGTGGAAAACGGCACCCGCACCGTGGGCCGGGACGAACTGCTCGAAGGCCTGTGGCGGAACGCCGAAGAAGTACCCAACGAGCGCACCATCGATGTCCACATCCGCCGCCTCCGCTCCAAGCTCGGCCGCCTCGCCAACACCGTGCGCACCGTCCGCGGCCAGGGCTACCGGTTCTACGAGCACCCGGAGGTTGTTGTCTGGGCCGCTCCGGAATACTCGATCTAA
- a CDS encoding ABC transporter ATP-binding protein has product MLLAQQLHVHGRRDPLLPATSLQASRGELTLVSGERQDHRTALALVISGRMKACKGCVSWDGRRGIRQLRMASALVDAPGVNEPERHLSVRDLVTEDLALIPRRYRGALLSSPWLKVNSFEDIADLWTEQLAPSRRLELLTALALANPHTDLLVVDSPDRHSAGSGSWLPRLQELASDAGRPLAVVATVAALPSSWSGPVVAIGNAVPRGLPPESEAGTENHGGTSEAALEREDAK; this is encoded by the coding sequence TTGCTCCTAGCTCAGCAGCTCCACGTCCACGGCCGCCGGGACCCCCTGCTCCCGGCGACGTCCCTCCAGGCCAGCCGCGGGGAGCTGACCCTCGTTTCCGGGGAACGGCAGGACCATCGCACGGCATTGGCCCTGGTGATCAGCGGCAGGATGAAAGCCTGTAAGGGCTGCGTCAGCTGGGACGGCCGCCGCGGGATTAGACAGCTCCGCATGGCGAGCGCACTGGTGGATGCCCCGGGCGTTAATGAGCCCGAGCGGCACCTGAGTGTGCGCGACCTGGTGACGGAGGACCTGGCCCTGATCCCCCGCCGCTACCGGGGCGCCCTGCTCAGCAGTCCATGGCTGAAGGTGAACAGCTTTGAGGACATCGCGGACCTGTGGACCGAGCAGCTCGCTCCTTCCCGCCGGCTGGAGCTCCTGACGGCGCTGGCGCTGGCCAACCCGCATACGGACTTGCTGGTGGTCGACTCCCCCGACCGGCACAGCGCCGGTTCAGGCAGCTGGCTGCCGCGCCTTCAGGAGCTGGCGTCCGACGCCGGGCGTCCGCTCGCGGTCGTCGCTACGGTAGCTGCCCTGCCGTCGTCGTGGTCCGGGCCCGTCGTTGCGATTGGCAATGCGGTGCCCCGCGGGCTCCCACCCGAGTCGGAAGCCGGGACGGAAAACCACGGGGGTACGAGTGAAGCCGCCCTCGAACGTGAGGATGCCAAGTGA
- a CDS encoding TetR/AcrR family transcriptional regulator, translated as MSSRNSEPGKEDLEPAKKLRPARTTATRQKLFDASMELIGERGAAGVTVDEIAAAAGVSKGTVYYNFGSKSDLIAQLLRHGVDILKARLLAAPDRALPEGGPADAGTRQDPLLAMEAMIGQAMDFMAEYPSFARLWVSENWRTPSEWQGTFTLLRAELLAVIGDAVENVAQAYPVDRSVSRGSLETAIFGACFVVGLDRQTYNPERTRDQSVAAIMAIMRGYVLKQSPPRG; from the coding sequence ATGAGCTCCCGGAATTCCGAGCCAGGGAAGGAGGACCTGGAGCCGGCCAAAAAACTGCGTCCTGCCCGGACTACTGCTACCCGGCAGAAGCTCTTTGACGCTTCCATGGAGCTGATCGGTGAGCGCGGCGCGGCCGGAGTAACCGTTGACGAGATCGCAGCTGCGGCGGGCGTCTCCAAGGGAACCGTCTACTACAACTTTGGCAGCAAATCGGACCTCATCGCCCAACTGCTGCGCCATGGCGTGGATATCCTCAAGGCGCGCCTCCTTGCGGCGCCAGACCGAGCTTTGCCCGAGGGCGGGCCAGCAGACGCAGGCACCCGCCAAGACCCCTTGCTGGCAATGGAGGCAATGATCGGCCAGGCCATGGACTTCATGGCTGAATACCCCTCCTTCGCCCGGCTCTGGGTCAGCGAGAACTGGCGTACCCCGAGCGAGTGGCAGGGGACGTTTACGCTCCTGCGCGCCGAGCTCCTGGCAGTCATCGGCGACGCGGTGGAAAACGTCGCCCAGGCCTACCCGGTGGATCGGTCCGTTTCGCGGGGCAGCCTGGAAACAGCAATTTTTGGCGCGTGCTTCGTGGTGGGGCTTGACCGGCAAACCTACAACCCGGAGCGCACGCGTGACCAAAGTGTTGCAGCAATCATGGCCATCATGCGCGGCTACGTGCTGAAGCAATCCCCTCCTCGGGGATGA
- a CDS encoding YhgE/Pip domain-containing protein, which translates to MTILRLARSELKRMTGGLLPKLTILALTLVPLLYGAVYLYANWDPYGNLDQIDAALVMEDAGADASDGSELQAGREVADSLVDGNVFHWIPVAGGKEADEGVASGKYAFALKIPQDFSAHLISPGSFDSASQAMLNVTTNDANNYLLSTIVDKLTTSVHSTVAAHVGEETANRLLTGFGSIHTQMVKAADGAGQLADGAAALRDGSATLHEGTAGLSSGAGELYAGQLKLRDGANQLTDGAGQLSTGLSVLKDKTATLPGDSRTLAAGAAQVAAGNAQLNTRVQDVAAQLEAADQGLRARVVESNNRLIASGVLTQAQADSILADFDSVAASSPVAAAKTKIQTDVAQIQQLADGAEAVSVGAAELAAGTPALRDAIAEASGGADQLHTGAATLATGEQSAVDGAGAVAEGARRLDAGAAQLEEGAGSAAEGSRTLADEIGKGAGQVPNRDDAQKSNLSRVIADPVAVSNISQAKAGSYGAGLAPFFLTLALWIGIFMLIQAMRPLTQRALASNARSWKIALGGWLPFLAVSAVQATLLTLVVNLALNLDPAHPVLMWLFMLAAATAFSAIIQGAVALLGSPGKLVVLILLVLQLVSSGGTFPWQTTPQPLHVVHEILPMGYVVTGMRHLIYGADLSMNVPTVLGLAGYTALGLVMSTLAVRKGKYWTLKTLKPEIAL; encoded by the coding sequence GTGACGATACTGCGGCTGGCCCGCTCCGAACTCAAGCGGATGACCGGTGGGCTGCTGCCGAAGCTGACCATCCTCGCGCTGACGTTGGTCCCCCTGCTGTATGGCGCGGTATACCTCTATGCCAACTGGGACCCGTACGGCAACCTGGACCAGATCGACGCCGCCCTGGTGATGGAGGACGCCGGTGCCGACGCCAGCGACGGATCGGAACTCCAGGCGGGCAGGGAAGTGGCCGACAGCCTAGTGGACGGCAATGTCTTCCACTGGATTCCCGTAGCGGGCGGGAAAGAGGCGGACGAGGGCGTCGCCAGCGGAAAGTACGCCTTCGCACTGAAGATACCGCAGGACTTTTCCGCCCACCTCATATCCCCCGGCAGCTTTGATTCCGCCAGCCAGGCCATGCTCAACGTCACCACCAATGACGCCAACAACTACCTGCTGAGCACCATCGTGGACAAGTTGACCACCTCCGTGCACAGCACCGTTGCAGCCCACGTTGGAGAAGAAACAGCCAACCGGCTGCTCACGGGCTTCGGCAGCATCCACACGCAGATGGTCAAGGCGGCAGACGGCGCCGGCCAACTCGCCGATGGAGCGGCGGCCCTCCGCGACGGCTCTGCCACCCTTCACGAGGGAACCGCCGGCCTGAGCAGCGGAGCCGGTGAGCTGTACGCGGGCCAGCTCAAACTGCGCGATGGGGCCAACCAGCTGACCGATGGCGCCGGCCAATTGAGCACCGGACTCTCCGTTTTGAAAGACAAGACGGCAACGTTGCCCGGCGACTCCCGGACACTGGCAGCGGGTGCCGCGCAGGTGGCCGCCGGAAACGCGCAGCTGAACACCAGGGTCCAGGACGTGGCCGCCCAGCTGGAGGCGGCGGACCAGGGACTTCGCGCCCGCGTGGTGGAGTCAAACAACAGGCTGATTGCTTCCGGGGTCCTTACCCAGGCGCAGGCGGACAGCATCCTGGCCGACTTCGACTCGGTGGCCGCCTCCAGCCCGGTGGCGGCAGCCAAAACGAAAATCCAGACAGACGTTGCACAGATCCAGCAGCTGGCAGACGGCGCCGAGGCCGTCAGCGTAGGTGCGGCAGAACTGGCCGCCGGCACCCCCGCGCTGAGAGATGCCATCGCCGAGGCCTCCGGTGGTGCTGACCAGCTCCACACCGGCGCCGCGACGCTGGCCACCGGGGAGCAGTCGGCAGTGGACGGCGCCGGCGCAGTGGCGGAGGGAGCGCGCAGGCTCGACGCCGGTGCAGCACAGCTCGAGGAAGGCGCGGGCTCGGCCGCAGAAGGTTCCAGGACCCTCGCCGACGAGATCGGCAAGGGTGCAGGACAGGTGCCCAACCGGGACGACGCCCAAAAGAGCAACCTGTCCCGCGTTATCGCCGACCCCGTGGCCGTCAGCAACATCTCCCAGGCGAAGGCGGGATCCTATGGGGCCGGGCTTGCACCGTTTTTCCTAACCCTCGCCCTGTGGATCGGCATCTTTATGCTGATCCAGGCAATGCGGCCCCTCACCCAGCGCGCACTGGCCTCCAACGCCCGTTCCTGGAAAATCGCCCTTGGCGGCTGGCTGCCCTTCCTGGCCGTCTCGGCGGTGCAGGCCACCCTCCTCACCCTGGTGGTCAACCTCGCACTGAACCTCGACCCCGCCCATCCGGTCCTGATGTGGCTCTTTATGCTGGCTGCGGCCACGGCCTTCAGCGCCATCATCCAGGGCGCCGTGGCGCTGCTGGGCTCCCCGGGCAAACTTGTGGTGCTGATCCTTTTGGTCCTGCAACTGGTGTCCTCCGGCGGTACTTTCCCCTGGCAGACCACACCACAGCCCCTCCATGTGGTGCACGAAATCCTGCCCATGGGGTACGTGGTCACTGGAATGCGGCACCTTATTTACGGAGCTGACCTATCGATGAATGTTCCAACCGTGCTGGGACTTGCGGGGTACACAGCACTGGGGCTGGTGATGTCCACCCTCGCCGTGCGCAAGGGCAAGTACTGGACGCTCAAGACGCTGAAACCGGAGATAGCACTATGA
- a CDS encoding phosphoenolpyruvate carboxykinase (GTP), with product MGDLAQKPLLDNAPTTHAGLLAWVEEVAELTQPDRIYWVDGSEEENTRLTDELVAAGTLTRLNQELFPNSFAAFSDPADVARVEEQTFICSEKEHDAGFTNNWMAPAEMKDKLRGLFAGSMRGRTMYVIPFVMGHLDAEDPKFGVEITDSAYVVASMRIMARIGTDVLNRITETNAFYVPALHSLGAPLEPGQADVPWPCNPDKWIVHFPEERSIWSFGSGYGGNALLGKKCYALRIASVMARDEGWLAEHMLILKLTSPEQKTYYVSAAFPSACGKTNLALLDPTIQGWKVETLGDDITWMRFGKEGELRAVNPEAGLFGVAPGTGWGTNPNAMRAIAKGNSIFTNVALTDDGGVWWEGMTDEVPAHLTDWQGNSWTPDSDKPAAHPNSRFCTPIDQIDMLAEEYHSPNGVELSAILFGGRRKTTIPLVTEARSWSNGIFMGATLSSETTAAAAGAVGVVRRDPMAMLPFIGYDAGDYLNHWVNLSAKANPERLPKIFLVNWFRRNSEGGFAWPGFGDNARVLKWAIERLEGKAEAVETPIGFVPTGDAIDLEGLDMTPAQVEEAVKVDPAEWSKELASIEEWFANFGGSLPDALQSELTSLKSRLG from the coding sequence ATGGGCGATCTGGCGCAGAAGCCGCTGCTTGACAACGCACCCACCACACATGCCGGTCTGCTGGCATGGGTCGAAGAGGTTGCTGAGCTTACGCAGCCGGACCGCATCTACTGGGTTGACGGCTCGGAAGAGGAGAACACCCGCCTGACGGACGAGCTGGTGGCGGCAGGAACACTGACCCGGCTGAACCAGGAACTGTTCCCCAACTCGTTCGCGGCATTCTCCGATCCGGCCGACGTGGCCCGCGTGGAGGAGCAGACCTTCATTTGCTCCGAGAAGGAGCATGACGCGGGCTTCACCAACAACTGGATGGCGCCGGCAGAAATGAAGGACAAGCTTCGCGGCCTGTTCGCCGGATCCATGCGCGGCCGGACCATGTACGTCATTCCGTTCGTTATGGGCCACCTCGACGCCGAGGACCCCAAGTTCGGCGTCGAAATCACGGACAGCGCGTACGTTGTCGCCTCGATGCGCATCATGGCGCGCATCGGCACCGACGTCCTGAACCGCATCACCGAAACGAATGCGTTCTACGTCCCCGCCCTGCACTCCCTGGGCGCGCCGCTGGAGCCCGGCCAGGCTGATGTCCCCTGGCCCTGCAACCCGGACAAGTGGATTGTCCACTTCCCCGAGGAGCGGTCCATCTGGTCCTTCGGCTCGGGCTACGGCGGAAACGCGCTGCTGGGCAAGAAGTGCTACGCCCTGCGCATCGCCTCTGTCATGGCACGCGATGAGGGCTGGCTGGCCGAGCACATGCTGATCCTCAAGCTCACCTCGCCCGAACAGAAGACGTACTACGTCTCCGCTGCCTTCCCGTCCGCCTGCGGCAAGACCAACCTCGCCCTCCTTGACCCCACCATCCAGGGCTGGAAGGTTGAAACCCTCGGCGACGACATCACCTGGATGCGGTTCGGCAAGGAAGGCGAACTGCGCGCCGTCAACCCCGAAGCAGGCCTTTTCGGCGTAGCCCCGGGCACGGGCTGGGGCACCAACCCCAACGCCATGCGCGCCATCGCCAAGGGCAACAGCATCTTCACCAACGTGGCGCTGACCGACGACGGCGGTGTCTGGTGGGAGGGCATGACGGACGAGGTGCCTGCGCACCTTACCGACTGGCAGGGCAACTCCTGGACCCCGGACTCGGACAAGCCCGCCGCACACCCCAACTCCCGTTTCTGCACGCCCATCGACCAGATCGACATGCTCGCCGAGGAGTACCACAGCCCCAACGGCGTGGAGCTTTCCGCCATCCTGTTCGGCGGCCGGCGCAAGACCACCATTCCGCTGGTCACCGAAGCCCGCAGCTGGTCAAACGGCATCTTTATGGGCGCAACGCTGTCCTCGGAAACCACTGCAGCCGCAGCAGGTGCCGTCGGAGTGGTGCGCCGCGACCCCATGGCCATGCTGCCCTTCATCGGCTACGACGCAGGCGACTACCTGAACCACTGGGTTAACCTCTCGGCCAAGGCCAACCCCGAGCGGCTGCCCAAGATCTTCCTGGTCAACTGGTTCCGCCGCAACTCCGAGGGCGGCTTCGCCTGGCCCGGTTTTGGCGACAACGCCCGCGTCCTCAAATGGGCCATCGAGCGCCTCGAGGGCAAAGCGGAAGCCGTGGAGACTCCCATCGGTTTCGTGCCCACCGGCGACGCGATCGACCTCGAAGGCCTGGACATGACCCCCGCCCAGGTGGAGGAAGCAGTCAAGGTGGACCCGGCGGAATGGTCCAAGGAGCTCGCTTCCATCGAAGAATGGTTCGCCAACTTCGGCGGCTCCCTGCCGGATGCGCTGCAGTCGGAGCTCACCAGCCTGAAGTCCCGTCTGGGCTGA